From candidate division TA06 bacterium, one genomic window encodes:
- a CDS encoding CocE/NonD family hydrolase, which yields MGKKILMLVIVLTFAWSAVSYAHADVTAETYMVEMRDGIRLATDVYFPDTSEARPVLLYRTPYWKFIDRANPPYWNGKGYVLVVQDVRGRFGSEGVDSVFLDDGWGVKQDGYDTIEWIVQQSWCNGNVGMFGSSARGITTNRAAGSLHPNLISCVPVVACSDFYHQVVFPGGEFRKSLCENWLRAQGSGYMIDYFLGLPYYTEEWEYMDLHTRTDSITAPMLHVGGWYDCFSDGIVAAFNDLRDKPQAGPQKLVMGPWIHGTVGSNDPVGELQYPNASFDVSDYTARWLDYWVQDDTNGVLDEPDVYYYLMGDPDKTEEIGCEWLEGDVWPPENAVEAAYFLADSGRLNLGVPPDNDSLTFTFDPRDPVPTLGGNNLTIPGGPFDQTAIGVRDDVLEFLTEVLNEPLQVEGVVRGEFFVSSDRKDTDFTLKLVDVYPDGREMLVTDGVARARYRLGDREEDITFLTPGEIVPITVSLPPAAIVFNSGHQVKVCISSSNYPRFEINPNTDDPPYQETDTLTANNTLYYGGAYCSAVILPVVAGSNFVQHLQETKTWRVALRSYPNPFRSHTVISYQLPEAGGVNLIIHDALGRRIRTLVDRRQPAGAYYVMWSGKNDSGNQVHSGIYFCRLETEGFTSTRKMLFLK from the coding sequence ATGGGCAAAAAGATTCTGATGTTGGTGATAGTCTTGACATTTGCGTGGAGCGCTGTGTCCTATGCGCACGCTGACGTGACCGCGGAAACCTATATGGTTGAGATGCGAGATGGTATCAGGCTCGCGACCGATGTGTATTTTCCAGATACCTCTGAAGCGCGCCCTGTGTTGCTCTATCGAACACCCTACTGGAAATTCATAGATCGTGCGAATCCTCCCTACTGGAACGGTAAGGGATATGTACTAGTCGTTCAGGATGTTCGTGGTCGATTTGGTTCGGAAGGTGTCGACTCTGTCTTTCTCGATGATGGGTGGGGAGTAAAACAAGACGGTTATGATACGATTGAGTGGATAGTCCAGCAGAGTTGGTGTAACGGCAACGTGGGAATGTTCGGCAGTTCCGCCCGGGGAATCACCACCAATCGAGCTGCTGGGTCCCTTCATCCCAACCTGATCAGTTGCGTTCCCGTTGTCGCTTGTTCTGATTTCTACCATCAGGTCGTGTTCCCAGGAGGTGAATTTCGGAAATCCCTTTGCGAGAACTGGCTCCGTGCCCAGGGCTCAGGGTACATGATTGACTATTTTCTTGGACTACCTTACTACACCGAGGAATGGGAGTACATGGACCTTCACACCCGGACGGACTCTATTACTGCCCCGATGTTGCATGTCGGAGGGTGGTACGATTGCTTTTCTGACGGGATAGTCGCAGCATTCAACGACTTACGTGACAAACCTCAGGCTGGCCCACAGAAGCTTGTAATGGGCCCATGGATACACGGCACCGTGGGCAGCAATGATCCGGTCGGAGAACTACAGTATCCCAATGCGAGTTTCGATGTGTCTGACTACACGGCTCGATGGCTGGACTACTGGGTCCAGGACGACACGAATGGTGTTCTGGATGAACCTGATGTCTACTACTACCTTATGGGTGATCCGGACAAGACCGAGGAAATTGGTTGTGAATGGTTGGAGGGAGATGTCTGGCCGCCTGAAAATGCAGTGGAGGCGGCATATTTCCTCGCGGACAGTGGCAGACTCAATCTCGGAGTCCCGCCAGACAATGACAGTCTCACTTTCACTTTTGATCCCCGTGATCCGGTCCCAACTTTGGGCGGTAACAATCTTACGATTCCTGGAGGACCATTTGACCAGACTGCTATCGGTGTTCGCGACGACGTCCTTGAGTTTCTAACCGAGGTCCTGAATGAGCCTCTACAGGTGGAAGGAGTCGTCCGAGGGGAATTCTTCGTATCAAGCGATCGAAAGGATACCGATTTCACTTTGAAACTCGTCGATGTTTACCCGGATGGAAGAGAAATGTTAGTCACCGATGGCGTTGCTCGAGCTCGCTATCGGTTAGGTGACCGCGAGGAAGATATCACTTTTCTCACTCCAGGCGAAATCGTTCCGATTACAGTCAGTCTGCCTCCCGCGGCGATTGTCTTCAACTCCGGGCATCAGGTTAAAGTCTGCATCTCCTCCAGCAATTATCCGAGATTTGAAATCAATCCAAACACTGACGATCCGCCCTATCAGGAGACAGACACGTTGACAGCCAACAACACTCTGTATTATGGCGGTGCTTACTGCTCGGCAGTGATCCTTCCTGTAGTCGCAGGTTCGAATTTTGTGCAGCACCTGCAAGAAACCAAAACCTGGCGTGTTGCCCTGAGGAGTTACCCCAATCCATTCAGATCACACACCGTCATCAGCTACCAATTACCAGAGGCTGGTGGGGTGAATCTTATCATTCACGATGCATTGGGACGAAGAATAAGGACGCTGGTAGACCGGAGACAACCTGCCGGAGCTTACTACGTGATGTGGAGCGGGAAGAATGACTCAGGGAATCAGGTCCATTCAGGTATCTATTTTTGCAGACTGGAAACTGAAGGCTTCACCAGTACAAGAAAGATGCTCTTCCTGAAATGA